A region from the Lolium perenne isolate Kyuss_39 chromosome 4, Kyuss_2.0, whole genome shotgun sequence genome encodes:
- the LOC127296071 gene encoding fructose-1,6-bisphosphatase, chloroplastic, which yields MAAATTTTSRPLLLPRQQAVASFLQCGLPRRTGGGLFAGQASAPSMRCMAVVDAASAPVAKPKTRSSYDIITLTTWLLKQEMAGVIDGEMTIVLSSISTACKQIGSLVQRAPISNLTGVQGATNVQGEDQKKLDVISNEVFSSCLRSSGRTGVIASEEEDVPVAVEESYSGNYIVVFDPLDGSSNIDAAVSTGSIFGIYSPADECLAGIGDSPTLDEVTQMCVVNVCQPGTNLLAAGYCMYSSSIIFVLTIGTGVYVFTLDPMYGEFVLTQEKVQIPKSGKIYSFNEGNYALWDDKLKKYMDSLKEPGTSGKPYSARYIGSLVGDFHRTMLYGGIYGYPRDTNSKNGKLRLLYECAPMSFIAEQAGGKGSDGHQRVLDIMPTEVHQRVPLYVGSVEEVEKVEKFLA from the exons ATGGCCGccgcgaccaccaccacctcccgcCCGCTTCTGCTCCCCCGCCAGCAGGCGGTGGCCAGCTTCCTCCAATGCGGCCTCCCCAGGAGGACCGGAGGCGGCCTCTTCGCCGGCCAGGCTTCGGCTCCGAGCATGCGGTGCATGGCGGTCGTGGACGCGGCCTCGGCGCCGGTAGCAAAGCCTAAAACAAGGAGCAGCTACGATATCATCACCCTGACGACGTGGCTGCTGAAGCAGGAGATGGCCGGGGTCATCGATGGCGAGATGACCATCGTGCTGTCCAGCATCTCCACCGCGTGCAAGCAGATTGGGTCACTGGTGCAGCGCGCGCCCATCTCCAACCTCACCGGCGTCCAGGGTGCCACCAACGTGCAGGGCGAGGACCAGAAGAAGCTCGACGTTATCTCCAACGAG GTGTTCTCGAGCTGCCTGAGGTCGAGCGGGCGCACCGGCGTGATCgcgtcggaggaggaggacgtGCCGGTGGCGGTGGAGGAGAGCTACTCGGGCAACTACATCGTGGTGTTTGACCCGCTGGACGGCTCCTCCAACATCGACGCCGCCGTCTCTACCGGCTCCATCTTCGGCATCTACAGCCCCGCCGACGAGTGCCTCGCCGGCATCGGCGACAGCCCAACC CTTGACGAGGTGACGCAGATGTGCGTGGTGAACGTGTGCCAGCCGGGGACTAACCTGCTGGCCGCCGGCTACTGCATGTACTCGAGCTCCATCATCTTCGTGCTCACCATCGGCACCGGGGTGTACGTGTTCACGCTGGACCCAATGTACGGCGAGTTCGTGCTGACGCAGGAGAAGGTGCAGATCCCCAAATCTGGCAAGATCTACTCCTTTAACGAGGGCAACTACGCGCTCTGGGACGACAAGCTCAAGAAGTACATGGACAGCCTCAAGGAACCCGGCACCTCCGGCAAGCCTTACTCTGCCCGCTACATCGGCAGCCTCGTCGGCGACTTCCACCGCACCATGCTCTACGGCGGCATCTACGGCTACCCCAGGGACACCAACAGCAAGAACGGCAAGCTGCGGCTGCTCTACGAGTGCGCGCCCATGAGCTTCATCGCAGAGCAGGCCGGCGGCAAAGGCTCCGATGGCCACCAGAGGGTACTTGACATCATGCCCACAGAG GTCCATCAGAGAGTGCCTCTGTACGTTGGCAGCGTGGAGGAAGTAGAGAAGGTGGAGAAGTTCTTGGCTTGA
- the LOC127296074 gene encoding 17.9 kDa class I heat shock protein-like: MSLIRRSNVFDPFSLDLFDPFDGFPFGSGSSSSGGGSLFPSFPRTSSDTAAFASARIDWKETPEAHVFKADVPGLKKEEVKVEVEDGNVLQISGERNKEQEEKTDTWHRVERSSGRFLRRFRLPENAKPEQIKASMENGVLTVTVPKEEAKKAEVKSVQISG, encoded by the coding sequence ATGTCGCTGATCCGCCGCAGCAACGTGTTCGACCCCTTCTCCCTCGACCTCTTCGACCCCTTCGACGGCTTCCCCTTCGGctccggcagcagcagcagcggcgggGGCAGCCTCTTCCCCTCGTTCCCGCGCACCTCCTCTGACACCGCGGCCTTCGCCAGCGCGCGCATCGACTGGAAGGAGACGCCCGAGGCGCACGTGTTCAAGGCGGACGTGCCCGGGCTgaagaaggaggaggtgaaggtggaggtggaggacggcAACGTGCTCCAGATCAGTGGCGAGCGGAACAAGGAGCAGGAGGAGAAGACGGACACCTGGCACCGCGTGGAGCGCAGCAGCGGCAGGTTCCTGCGCCGGTTCAGGCTGCCCGAGAATGCCAAGCCGGAGCAGATCAAGGCGTCCATGGAGAACGGCGTGCTCACCGTCACCGTGCCCAAGGAAGAGGCCAAGAAGGCCGAGGTCAAGTCCGTCCAGATCTCAGGCTAG